Proteins encoded within one genomic window of Thioploca ingrica:
- a CDS encoding diguanylate cyclase/phosphodiesterase translates to METIFPLNAALRKNSFQPIRILYIEDDIILALMIQEQLDQYGYIVDLAKDGYEGLNKLQEGTYDVVAVDYHLPDINGLQVLQHLMESGLKVPAIMVTGEGNEQIAVAVMKLGASDYLVKDTQGNYFKLLPSVIERVLEKQRGLEEKARYERALYERDTILEAVSFAAEQFLTATHWFEPLPAVLARLGQSVAASRVYLCENHFADEPAHSFFTTLSLSSSESENLLMSRRYEWVATYITSPPDNLDWQGRPYYPRFSRWVDYLSHGQALCGLVKDFPAMEANILAKEAIRSIAILPIFVGKQWWGFIGYEDCLLEREWLPIVIEACRAAANILGAAIQHEQIDQALRDSEARLVRTQRIAHLGHCEWDLLTNTRYLSAETCRILGLPPQNKPVPNAVFTQAIHPADRQRVQQAVEQTLHHNWPYDIEFRIVRPDGTHREIHALAELIRNKQGKPIRFVGTAQDITERKQVERAWRESTQTLSAILNAATDSIVMTELDTTCVIINPAGAARLGVEDEIIGQPLCHFVAPEVAQRRQHFFAQVVQSKQAVRFEDEERPQIWFEHSMYPVLDENDTVRRIAIVSRDVTGRKQTEQALLESERTLRAILNATPDNIFMIDLEGIFITLNPTAAKKFQKEINELMGQSLYQYLPPVVAEKRKSTIQQIIQTKQSVALVEESDADMWCEINYCPVINEQNAVSRIAIFARDITQRKRADDALRASQKKYASLFNTAEVSLWEEDFSAVLARFNQLRAAGITDLRSYLAANPASLWDFLQLIKINNVNAATLRLFEANSLSELRQAIDQTFVAASEATFIEELCAIWSGKKLFQVETRYRTLKGKNLAALLSMPIPETEEEFAHLPVSILDITELKQIEEALRKERDFTNAIINIAGSLVVVLDRQGQIVRFNRTCEELTGYSFEEVKGRSVWELFIRKDEIEEIKNYFHSLVTARPPYRNENYWVTKKNTLRLIDWFNTVLTDDKGEVEYVIATGIDITERKRTEKALARTLAEQKVILDNSPVGIAFLGEGQRFVRVNRKLEEIFGYTELELQNQTARLLYASNGENEELGTEVFPRLTKDDTYETEQLMRRQDGSWFWCRFLIKAVDPEDLSKGYIWNLEDVTNQKQAEENLRLAAKVFETTTEGILVTDTNTRVIMVNPAFTTITGYTLAEVVSKKPSFLHSGRHPLEFYKRMWRTLLKDGKWQGEIWNRRKNGEFYVEWAAIAAIRDTHQQIVQYVSVFSDITERKRSEEMIWHQANYDALTNLPNRTLFVDCLARALLVAKRQQLKIAVMFIDLDRFKWVNDTLGHEAGDQLLQETAQRLRTCIRDSDTIARLGGDEFTAFLTQIEDILAIKIIAERILDNLSRAYLIDNHEVFVSGSIGITLFPEDGQEVATLLKNADTAMYQAKESGRNAYRFFTPTMNAQITERVQLEQALHQALDNNEFFLHYQPLFDLASEQIIGVEALLRWQRSHQDNIFPKQFLPIAEETGLINPIGQWTLMTALKQLQTWYTAELAPLQMAINFSTRQLKNSSLVEMIVEILENIGLPASVLIVEMTESTLLENALTISPILQQLHDLGVTIAIDDFGEGCASLNYLKQFPIDILKLDQNFIHNLAIESYNKILIEAIIALAHKLNIKVVGEVVETEEQLTFLRTHHCDWVQGKYFSNPLLPQEFEQFVKQRKYFLSTPNINRIK, encoded by the coding sequence ATGGAAACTATTTTTCCCCTCAATGCTGCTCTCAGAAAGAATTCATTTCAGCCAATTCGCATTCTTTATATAGAAGATGACATCATATTGGCGTTGATGATTCAAGAACAGCTTGATCAATATGGCTATATAGTTGATTTAGCTAAGGATGGTTATGAAGGATTAAATAAACTACAAGAAGGAACTTATGATGTAGTCGCCGTTGATTATCATTTACCGGATATCAATGGTCTGCAAGTGTTACAACATCTCATGGAAAGTGGGCTGAAAGTGCCGGCTATCATGGTGACTGGAGAAGGCAATGAACAAATTGCCGTCGCCGTGATGAAATTGGGAGCGAGTGATTATCTGGTTAAAGATACCCAAGGTAATTACTTTAAACTGTTACCTTCGGTCATCGAACGGGTATTAGAAAAGCAACGCGGTCTGGAAGAAAAAGCCCGTTATGAAAGAGCCTTGTATGAACGTGATACGATTCTAGAAGCAGTCAGTTTTGCTGCGGAACAATTTTTGACTGCCACGCATTGGTTTGAACCCCTCCCGGCGGTGTTAGCACGGTTAGGGCAATCCGTCGCTGCCAGTCGGGTTTATCTTTGTGAAAATCACTTTGCGGATGAACCTGCTCATTCTTTTTTTACTACACTGTCATTATCCTCATCAGAATCAGAAAATTTATTAATGAGTCGGCGCTATGAATGGGTTGCTACTTATATTACCTCGCCACCGGATAATCTGGATTGGCAAGGTCGACCCTATTATCCCCGCTTTTCTCGATGGGTTGATTACCTCAGCCATGGTCAAGCACTTTGCGGTTTAGTTAAAGATTTTCCGGCAATGGAAGCGAACATTTTAGCCAAAGAAGCCATTCGTTCTATAGCAATACTCCCAATTTTTGTAGGCAAACAGTGGTGGGGTTTTATTGGTTATGAGGATTGTTTATTAGAACGGGAATGGTTACCGATTGTGATTGAAGCTTGCCGAGCCGCAGCCAATATTTTAGGTGCAGCTATTCAACATGAACAAATTGATCAAGCTTTGCGAGACAGTGAAGCTCGGTTAGTTCGCACTCAACGCATTGCGCATTTAGGACATTGTGAATGGGATCTGCTCACCAATACTCGGTATTTATCGGCAGAGACTTGTCGAATTTTAGGCTTACCTCCTCAAAATAAACCCGTTCCCAACGCCGTTTTTACCCAAGCAATTCATCCGGCGGATCGCCAACGGGTACAGCAAGCCGTTGAACAAACCCTGCATCATAACTGGCCTTATGATATTGAATTTCGGATTGTTCGTCCGGACGGTACCCACCGTGAAATTCATGCGTTAGCTGAATTAATTCGCAATAAGCAAGGTAAACCGATTCGCTTTGTGGGCACTGCACAAGATATCACTGAACGCAAGCAAGTAGAAAGAGCCTGGCGTGAAAGTACTCAAACTTTGAGTGCGATCCTCAATGCCGCTACGGATTCTATCGTCATGACCGAGTTAGATACCACTTGTGTCATCATCAACCCGGCGGGAGCAGCACGGTTAGGCGTAGAGGATGAAATTATTGGGCAACCTTTATGTCATTTTGTGGCCCCGGAGGTAGCGCAACGCCGACAACATTTTTTTGCGCAAGTGGTTCAAAGTAAGCAAGCCGTTCGTTTTGAGGACGAAGAACGACCCCAGATTTGGTTTGAACACAGTATGTATCCGGTTCTGGACGAGAATGATACCGTGAGGCGGATTGCGATTGTTTCTCGAGATGTGACTGGGCGTAAGCAAACTGAACAAGCCTTGCTAGAAAGCGAAAGAACTTTGAGAGCGATCCTAAATGCCACCCCGGATAACATTTTTATGATTGATTTAGAAGGTATTTTTATTACGCTGAATCCCACTGCTGCCAAAAAGTTTCAAAAAGAAATTAATGAATTAATGGGTCAGTCGCTTTATCAATATTTACCCCCGGTCGTCGCTGAGAAAAGAAAATCGACTATTCAACAAATTATTCAAACCAAACAATCTGTTGCTTTAGTTGAAGAAAGCGACGCCGATATGTGGTGTGAAATCAATTATTGTCCGGTGATTAATGAACAAAATGCCGTCAGTCGGATTGCGATTTTTGCCCGTGATATCACCCAACGTAAACGCGCGGATGATGCCCTGAGAGCCAGTCAAAAGAAATACGCTAGCCTGTTTAACACCGCCGAAGTTTCCCTTTGGGAGGAAGATTTTTCTGCCGTTCTGGCTCGCTTCAACCAATTACGAGCAGCGGGAATCACTGATTTGCGTAGCTACTTAGCCGCCAATCCGGCTAGCCTTTGGGATTTTCTGCAACTGATTAAAATTAATAATGTTAATGCTGCTACGCTGCGTTTATTTGAAGCTAATAGTCTTAGCGAATTAAGGCAAGCTATCGACCAAACTTTTGTGGCTGCCTCGGAAGCGACTTTTATTGAGGAATTATGCGCGATTTGGTCTGGCAAAAAGCTGTTTCAAGTTGAAACCCGTTATCGTACTTTAAAAGGTAAGAACTTAGCGGCTTTACTGTCTATGCCGATTCCAGAAACGGAGGAAGAATTTGCGCATCTCCCGGTGAGCATCCTGGATATTACCGAACTGAAACAAATAGAAGAGGCTTTACGTAAAGAACGAGATTTTACTAATGCGATTATCAATATTGCGGGAAGTTTAGTCGTGGTTCTGGATCGTCAAGGTCAGATTGTCCGTTTTAACCGAACTTGTGAAGAATTGACCGGTTATTCCTTTGAGGAAGTGAAAGGACGCTCAGTTTGGGAATTGTTTATCCGTAAAGACGAAATAGAAGAAATTAAAAATTATTTCCACAGCTTAGTGACAGCACGTCCCCCTTACCGTAATGAAAATTATTGGGTCACTAAAAAAAATACCTTACGTCTAATTGACTGGTTTAATACAGTACTCACTGACGATAAAGGCGAAGTCGAATATGTCATTGCCACCGGTATCGATATTACTGAACGCAAACGAACGGAAAAGGCATTAGCACGTACCTTAGCGGAACAAAAAGTCATTTTAGATAATTCCCCAGTAGGGATTGCTTTTCTTGGAGAAGGACAACGATTTGTGCGGGTTAACCGAAAATTAGAAGAAATCTTTGGTTATACCGAATTAGAACTCCAAAACCAAACCGCGAGATTGTTATATGCTTCTAACGGCGAAAATGAAGAATTAGGAACGGAAGTATTTCCCCGGCTAACTAAGGACGATACTTATGAAACGGAACAGTTAATGCGTCGCCAAGATGGCTCTTGGTTTTGGTGTCGTTTTTTAATTAAAGCCGTTGATCCAGAAGATCTTTCTAAAGGTTACATCTGGAATTTAGAAGATGTGACTAACCAAAAACAAGCCGAGGAAAATTTGCGCTTAGCGGCTAAGGTATTTGAAACGACTACCGAAGGTATTTTGGTTACCGATACCAATACCCGGGTGATTATGGTCAACCCGGCTTTTACCACCATTACCGGTTATACTTTAGCAGAAGTTGTGAGTAAAAAACCGTCTTTTTTACATTCTGGACGCCACCCCCTTGAATTTTATAAGCGCATGTGGAGAACGTTGTTAAAAGATGGTAAATGGCAAGGTGAAATTTGGAATCGGCGCAAAAATGGTGAATTTTATGTTGAATGGGCTGCGATTGCCGCTATTCGAGATACTCATCAGCAGATCGTACAATATGTTTCAGTTTTTAGCGATATCACCGAACGAAAACGTTCTGAAGAAATGATTTGGCATCAAGCCAATTATGATGCGTTAACGAATTTACCTAATCGTACTCTCTTTGTGGATTGTCTGGCGCGAGCATTACTGGTTGCTAAGCGTCAGCAGCTAAAAATTGCCGTGATGTTTATTGATTTAGATCGGTTCAAGTGGGTCAATGACACGCTCGGTCATGAAGCGGGTGATCAATTACTTCAAGAAACGGCACAGCGATTGCGGACTTGTATCCGTGATTCTGATACGATTGCTCGATTAGGTGGAGACGAATTCACCGCCTTTTTAACCCAAATTGAAGATATTTTAGCGATTAAAATCATAGCGGAACGGATTTTAGATAATTTATCACGAGCTTATTTGATTGATAATCATGAAGTATTTGTATCTGGCAGTATTGGTATTACCCTCTTTCCAGAAGATGGACAAGAAGTAGCCACTTTACTCAAAAATGCTGATACCGCCATGTATCAAGCCAAAGAAAGTGGACGTAATGCTTACCGCTTTTTTACACCCACCATGAATGCTCAGATTACCGAACGGGTCCAATTAGAACAAGCGCTACATCAAGCCTTAGATAACAATGAATTTTTTCTCCATTATCAACCACTGTTTGACCTCGCTTCAGAACAGATTATCGGTGTTGAAGCTTTACTCCGTTGGCAACGTTCCCACCAAGATAATATTTTTCCGAAGCAATTTCTCCCGATTGCGGAAGAAACCGGGCTTATCAATCCAATTGGTCAATGGACTTTAATGACCGCCTTGAAGCAATTGCAAACCTGGTATACGGCTGAATTAGCACCTTTACAAATGGCTATCAATTTTTCTACCCGCCAATTAAAGAATTCATCCCTCGTTGAAATGATTGTCGAGATATTGGAAAATATTGGCTTACCGGCTTCGGTTTTAATCGTAGAAATGACCGAAAGTACTTTACTGGAAAACGCACTGACTATTTCACCGATTCTACAACAATTGCACGACTTGGGTGTAACCATTGCCATCGACGATTTTGGTGAAGGTTGTGCTTCTTTGAATTATCTCAAACAATTTCCGATTGACATTTTAAAGCTGGATCAAAATTTTATTCATAACTTAGCCATTGAAAGTTATAATAAAATACTCATCGAAGCGATTATTGCTTTAGCCCATAAACTCAATATTAAAGTCGTTGGTGAAGTGGTGGAAACTGAGGAACAACTAACTTTCTTACGGACTCATCACTGTGATTGGGTTCAAGGAAAATATTTTAGTAATCCACTGTTACCCCAAGAGTTTGAGCAATTTGTTAAGCAACGGAAATACTTCTTATCCACTCCAAACATCAACCGAATTAAGTAG